The following proteins are co-located in the Lentisphaerota bacterium genome:
- a CDS encoding response regulator transcription factor: MRILIAEDDLTSRGMLAAVLRKAGHEPVETVNGLEAWEALQQPDAPRLVILDWMMPEMDGLEVLRRIRAVESDRPPYILMLTTKTDKAEIVAGLDAGANDYLAKPFDVGELRARVEVGRRLVEAQDALAGKIGELQRALAEIKTLRGIVPICASCKKIRDDTGFWQQVEVYVRNHSEAKFSHGICPECIKKLYPELARKMET, translated from the coding sequence ATGCGCATCCTGATCGCCGAAGACGATTTGACCAGCCGCGGCATGCTGGCGGCGGTGCTGAGGAAAGCCGGGCACGAGCCGGTGGAGACCGTCAACGGCCTCGAAGCCTGGGAAGCGCTCCAGCAACCGGACGCGCCCCGGCTGGTCATCCTCGACTGGATGATGCCGGAGATGGACGGGCTGGAAGTCCTGCGCCGGATCCGCGCCGTGGAAAGCGACCGGCCGCCCTACATCCTCATGCTCACCACCAAGACGGACAAGGCGGAGATCGTCGCCGGGCTGGACGCCGGGGCCAACGACTACCTGGCCAAGCCCTTCGACGTGGGCGAGCTGCGCGCCCGCGTCGAGGTGGGCCGCCGCCTGGTGGAGGCGCAGGACGCCCTGGCCGGGAAGATCGGGGAACTGCAACGGGCGCTGGCCGAGATCAAGACCCTGCGCGGCATTGTGCCCATCTGCGCGAGCTGCAAGAAGATTCGCGACGACACCGGGTTCTGGCAGCAGGTCGAGGTCTATGTCCGCAACCACAGCGAGGCCAAGTTCAGCCACGGGATTTGCCCGGAGTGCATAAAGAAGCTGTATCCGGAATTGGCCCGAAAAATGGAGACTTGA